Proteins encoded within one genomic window of Haematobia irritans isolate KBUSLIRL chromosome 5, ASM5000362v1, whole genome shotgun sequence:
- the LOC142237845 gene encoding juvenile hormone epoxide hydrolase 1-like — protein sequence MRFMKITIIVALGLVLACLVQKYRQLQYPLPPPDIDLNKYWGPGSGVGYKENVTITAFDISAQPEIIEDLKLQLNRPIHLHEPLEGVAFEYGFNSIYLQKIVKYWRDDYLPKWEERENHLKKFDHFQTEIQGIRNSFIHENPKNVKNKKVLPLLILHGWPGSVREFYDIIPMLTTPSEDNDYVFEVIAPSLPGYGWSQAASKKHMDNSQIAVILRHLMVRLGHEKFIIHGGDWGSIIGSNLAALFPQNTLAYHSNLCVNFSPLGVINGVISRLVPNFFYEKKHSKFFKTVREYVAFVLEEFGYFHLQATKPDTIGTVLSHNPIGLAAYILEKFSSVTNSEFKHLNDGGLTKHYTLDSLLDNIMIYYITNSITTSQRLYAENVSKSYLGKELERVTVKAPAGCAHFLHDIDHHTDYQLRSKFINLIHTAYYEDGGHFIAMEMPRILYEDFIEFIKKANL from the exons ATGCGTTTTATGAAAATAACTATTATTGTGGCCCTTGGTTTGGTCTTAGCATGCCTGGTCCAGAAGTACAGGCAATTGCAATATCCACTGCCGCCACCAGACAtagatttgaataaatattgggGACCCGGTAGTGGTGTCggctataaggaaaatgtgactATTACAGCTTTCGATATTTCCGCTCAACCAGAG aTAATCGAAGACttaaaattgcaattaaatAGACCCATTCATCTACATGAACCATTGGAAGGTGTGGCCTTCGAATATGGTTTCAATTCAATCTATTtacaaaaaatcgtaaaatattGGCGCGATGATTATTTGCCAAAATGGGAAGAACGAGAGAaccatctaaaaaaatttgaccattTCCAGACTGAAATTCAAGG tattcgga ATTCTTTTATTCATGAAAAccctaaaaatgtgaaaaataagAAAGTCCTACCTCTATTGATTTTACATGGCTGGCCTGGTTCGGTGCGAGAGTTCTATGATATTATTCCAATGCTGACTACACCTAGTGAGGATAATGATTACGTTTTTGAAGTCATTGCTCCTAGTTTGCCCGGTTATGGTTGGTCCCag GCGGCATCTAAGAAACACATGGATAACTCACAAATTGCTGTTATTCTCCGCCATCTGATGGTGCGTTTGGGTCATGAAAAATTCATAATTCATGGTGGTGATTGGGGTTCTATCATTGGCTCCAACTTGGCTGCTCTCTTTCCACAAAATACTCTGGCTTATCATTCCAACTTATGCGTCAATTTTAGTCCACTTGGTGTAATTAATGGCGTCATCTCTAGATTAGTGCCAAATTTCTTCTATGAAAAGAAACATtccaaattctttaaaacagtGCGAGAATATGTGGCCTTTGTTTTAGAAGAGTTTGGCTATTTTCATTTGCAAGCAACTAAACCCGATACTATTGGCACTGTTCTCTCACATAATCCTATTGGTTTGGCCGCCTATATCCTTGAAAAATTCTCGTCAGTGACCAATAGCGAATTTAAACATTTGAATGATGGTGGTTTGACCAAACATTACACCTTAGATAGTCTACTTGACAACATTATGATCTACTACATCACCAATTCCATAACCACATCGCAGCGTTTGTATGCAGAAAACGTCTCGAAATCGTATTTGGGAAAAGAATTAGAAAGAGTGACCGTCAAGGCTCCAGCTGGTTGTGCCCACTTTCTACACGATATTGATCATCACACCGATTACCAACTAAGGAGTAAATTTATCAATCTCATCCACACCGCATACTATGAGGATGGAGGTCACTTTATTGCAATGGAAATGCCAAGGATTTTGTATGaagattttatagaatttattaagAAGGCTAATCTGTAA